The Caproicibacterium lactatifermentans genome contains a region encoding:
- a CDS encoding serine/threonine protein phosphatase, whose translation MIRKKRGKKVSAGTLAIQTGGQDLPFSAVQRYVPLSSGELGLYWKLRQAVPVIDAAIDKLVRLVGKFRIVCAGEDTRLELEQFLRTVPVGTGGAGITAFLDCYLDQLLTCGNAVGEAVVQGGELRALYNASLQDVELRAKSPVEIEVRRRCVGGSRPVPYPELVFHTALNPLPGSAKGRSILQGLPFVTNILVTIFHTIGVNWERVGNVRFAVTCTPNEDDRAFAAEHAEQMAQEWSRAMRPDSRSDFVAVGDVHIQAIGADNQVLDSAVPVRQMLEQIVAKLGLPPFLLGLTWSSTERMSGQQADILTSELEAYRRLLNPIIRRICTLWLQLSGRGNVPFQIEWNDVTLQDATELATAALTRAQTELTKMQTRKLRRELQGKGE comes from the coding sequence TTGATACGAAAAAAGAGAGGGAAAAAGGTATCGGCAGGTACGCTGGCTATACAGACTGGCGGACAGGATCTGCCGTTTTCAGCGGTACAGCGGTATGTGCCGCTGTCCAGCGGAGAATTGGGATTGTATTGGAAGCTGCGGCAGGCGGTGCCGGTTATTGACGCAGCCATTGATAAGCTGGTGAGGCTGGTGGGAAAGTTCCGCATTGTCTGTGCCGGAGAGGATACACGGCTGGAATTGGAACAGTTCCTCAGAACCGTGCCGGTGGGGACCGGCGGGGCCGGTATTACAGCCTTTTTGGACTGCTATTTGGACCAGCTGCTGACCTGCGGCAATGCGGTAGGGGAGGCCGTGGTGCAGGGCGGAGAGCTTCGGGCACTGTACAATGCTTCTTTGCAGGACGTAGAGCTGCGGGCAAAGTCACCGGTGGAAATAGAAGTGCGTCGCCGGTGTGTCGGCGGCAGCCGGCCGGTGCCGTACCCGGAGCTTGTCTTTCATACAGCGCTGAACCCACTGCCGGGAAGCGCCAAAGGCAGGAGCATTCTGCAGGGGCTTCCTTTTGTAACCAACATTTTAGTTACGATTTTCCACACCATCGGTGTCAACTGGGAACGCGTAGGGAACGTACGGTTTGCCGTTACCTGCACCCCAAATGAGGACGACCGCGCCTTTGCTGCGGAACACGCGGAGCAAATGGCACAGGAGTGGAGCCGTGCCATGCGGCCGGACAGCAGAAGCGACTTTGTTGCGGTCGGTGATGTACATATTCAGGCAATCGGTGCGGACAACCAGGTGCTGGACAGTGCGGTACCGGTGCGGCAGATGTTGGAGCAGATTGTGGCGAAATTAGGGCTGCCGCCGTTTCTGCTGGGGCTAACGTGGTCGAGCACTGAGCGCATGAGCGGCCAGCAGGCGGATATTTTGACCAGTGAACTGGAAGCGTACCGCCGTCTGCTGAATCCAATTATCCGCCGCATTTGTACGCTGTGGCTGCAGCTTTCCGGCAGGGGAAATGTGCCGTTCCAGATTGAGTGGAACGATGTAACGCTGCAGGACGCAACCGAACTTGCCACAGCGGCCCTGACACGCGCCCAGACAGAACTGACCAAGATGCAGACAAGAAAACTGCGGCGGGAGCTGCAGGGAAAGGGAGAATGA
- a CDS encoding phage major capsid protein, whose product MAFYENLHLDKGMYGTGKSFTQVLEGLDSSENYRGTPLEDLDAYQRQLKRFDIHVSGAGSDRVEKFFQTGDSAALFPEYICRAVRQGMEQENLLPRLVATVTNVEGMDYRTIVSAPLEEEKKLKTVAEGAAIPQTVVRTQDHLVQLHKRGRMLVASYEALRFQHLDLFTVTLRQIGAYIVRAQMGDAVQVLLNGDDGTDKAEEISGEALSYDSLLKLWGKLSPYRMNVLLGGTAAVQKVLGLAEMRDAQAGLNFQGTGKMVSPMGAELLHVPDVPDGKLLGLDHTCALEMVQAGGVQTEYDKLIDRQLERATISTIAGFTKIFNGAVKMLDYTD is encoded by the coding sequence ATGGCATTTTATGAAAATTTACATTTGGACAAGGGCATGTACGGCACCGGAAAATCCTTTACACAGGTGCTGGAGGGACTGGATAGTTCTGAAAATTACCGTGGAACACCGCTGGAGGACCTAGACGCGTATCAGCGGCAGCTGAAGCGCTTTGACATTCATGTAAGTGGCGCGGGCAGTGACCGTGTGGAAAAGTTCTTCCAGACGGGAGACAGCGCTGCCCTGTTCCCAGAGTATATCTGCCGTGCGGTACGGCAGGGCATGGAGCAGGAGAATCTGCTGCCCCGGCTGGTGGCTACGGTGACAAACGTAGAAGGAATGGACTACCGCACCATTGTCAGTGCGCCGCTGGAAGAGGAAAAGAAACTGAAAACGGTAGCCGAAGGCGCCGCGATTCCACAGACAGTCGTGCGCACACAGGACCATTTGGTGCAGCTGCATAAGCGCGGCCGCATGCTGGTGGCAAGCTACGAAGCACTGCGCTTTCAGCATTTGGACTTGTTTACCGTTACGCTGCGGCAGATTGGTGCGTATATTGTGCGCGCACAGATGGGCGACGCGGTGCAGGTCCTGCTGAACGGCGACGACGGAACCGATAAAGCCGAAGAGATTTCCGGTGAAGCGCTTTCTTATGACAGCCTTTTAAAGCTGTGGGGCAAACTTTCACCTTATCGTATGAATGTGCTGCTGGGCGGTACGGCCGCTGTACAGAAAGTGCTGGGCCTTGCGGAAATGCGTGACGCACAGGCGGGCCTAAACTTCCAGGGGACAGGCAAGATGGTTTCGCCCATGGGTGCGGAACTGCTGCATGTGCCGGATGTACCGGACGGCAAACTGCTGGGACTGGACCACACCTGTGCATTGGAAATGGTGCAAGCAGGCGGTGTACAGACCGAGTATGACAAGCTGATAGACCGTCAGCTGGAACGTGCGACCATCAGCACGATTGCAGGATTTACAAAAATTTTCAACGGTGCTGTCAAAATGCTGGATTATACGGACTAA
- a CDS encoding LysM peptidoglycan-binding domain-containing protein — protein MKQLFMAYKDFTWPRLPDSLQMQNQKYVDVLPQPESGETLQELGQHGRVVSGSGVFVGEEAEQEWEALCACYAGGGSGTLYLPGRKPVQAIFAELSLQQPLRRTYIVYRFLFQELLPQAKQPGVYTAKTGDCLWSAATAAGTTPEELLQANPGHIRWANELTAGQKLVVP, from the coding sequence ATGAAACAGCTTTTTATGGCGTACAAGGATTTTACATGGCCGCGTCTGCCGGACAGCCTGCAGATGCAGAACCAGAAATATGTGGATGTCCTGCCACAGCCGGAAAGCGGGGAAACCCTGCAGGAACTGGGGCAGCATGGACGCGTGGTGTCCGGCAGCGGCGTATTTGTTGGCGAGGAGGCAGAGCAGGAGTGGGAAGCGCTGTGTGCCTGCTATGCTGGGGGAGGTTCCGGAACACTGTATTTGCCGGGCAGAAAGCCGGTGCAGGCGATTTTTGCGGAACTTTCGCTGCAGCAGCCGCTGCGCCGGACTTACATTGTGTATCGATTCCTTTTTCAGGAACTGCTGCCGCAGGCAAAACAGCCGGGAGTGTACACAGCCAAAACAGGTGACTGCCTGTGGAGCGCGGCCACGGCAGCCGGTACAACGCCGGAAGAACTGCTGCAGGCGAACCCTGGGCACATTCGATGGGCCAATGAGCTGACGGCTGGACAAAAGCTGGTGGTGCCGTGA
- a CDS encoding baseplate J/gp47 family protein — protein MISYEELVQKMENTYQEKTGIQPTADSDTGVCFRVLAGELYSLSANVEWLKASLLPQTAAGEQLDKLAQQAGLSRTPAAKAQGTLRFTKTAKSTIFTVILSAGTRCTTGGSHPVVFETLEQVELDCGPSSVAEVPVRAVKDGEEGNVLAGTVTQLEKSNAYIEAVTNPAAFSGGRTEETDDQLRKRLMEEEKQTDNGANSAFYRKTALQQPGVSSVFVQTAVPEKGGVTIWLASRGASVTNDTAAKVKAALEQMRGLNVQIKVYPAKTTPVQLTVQVKKKEGQTDEDTKTAVQQAMKDSFDELKIGQTMTAARLMAAIMQTGCAEDVLLPTNLVFPTAAPDTLVTLNAASEVVLL, from the coding sequence ATGATTTCGTATGAAGAATTGGTACAGAAGATGGAGAACACATATCAGGAGAAGACCGGTATTCAGCCGACGGCAGACAGTGACACGGGGGTGTGCTTTCGGGTATTGGCGGGCGAATTGTACAGCTTGTCGGCCAATGTTGAGTGGCTGAAGGCATCTCTTCTGCCGCAGACTGCTGCGGGTGAACAGCTGGACAAACTGGCACAGCAGGCGGGACTTTCCCGTACGCCTGCGGCAAAGGCACAGGGAACGCTTCGCTTTACCAAAACGGCGAAAAGCACGATTTTCACAGTAATTCTTTCAGCGGGAACACGCTGTACGACCGGCGGAAGCCATCCCGTCGTTTTTGAAACACTGGAACAAGTGGAGCTGGACTGTGGCCCAAGCTCGGTGGCGGAGGTCCCTGTCCGCGCGGTCAAAGACGGGGAAGAAGGGAACGTCTTAGCTGGGACGGTAACACAGCTGGAGAAAAGCAATGCTTATATTGAGGCTGTCACCAATCCAGCGGCCTTTTCCGGCGGGCGGACGGAAGAAACCGATGACCAGCTGCGGAAACGTCTGATGGAAGAAGAAAAGCAGACGGATAACGGCGCAAATTCCGCTTTTTACAGGAAGACAGCACTGCAGCAGCCAGGAGTCAGCAGCGTTTTTGTACAGACAGCTGTTCCGGAAAAAGGCGGGGTGACGATTTGGCTTGCCAGCCGGGGTGCATCCGTGACAAATGACACAGCGGCAAAGGTGAAAGCTGCGCTGGAACAGATGCGTGGACTGAATGTGCAGATAAAAGTTTATCCGGCAAAAACTACGCCGGTTCAGCTGACAGTACAAGTGAAAAAGAAAGAAGGACAGACGGACGAAGACACCAAAACGGCTGTCCAGCAGGCAATGAAGGACAGTTTTGACGAACTGAAAATCGGACAGACCATGACGGCGGCTCGGCTGATGGCGGCTATTATGCAGACCGGATGCGCGGAAGATGTTCTGCTGCCAACGAATTTGGTGTTTCCGACTGCGGCTCCGGATACACTGGTGACGCTGAACGCCGCATCGGAGGTGGTGTTGCTGTGA